The genomic window atgaacacggcccaagacgatctccggatcactgaaccatcagagcgtatggctctacctgaccgccggttcattcggtaataaatgcacttaccatccacggaccccaggcccggCCCACCGTCCGGCGGTTCCAAACTCCAACAGgcccgatcgaccgtgacaactccctggttccggtctgattcggtctCGTTcgccactacgccattaatgggccaaatcgtgcccaattattacaaaacaggacaaacctcctgtcacctcccaggtaacaaaaatccttctataaaagaaaCCTGGGGGAAAAAGGAGGGACCCCAACAAAAAAACTCCTCGAAACTGAACCCTCCTGGACTGGGTGGAaggaagcacagacacaattgatgacatcatCCCCTTCATCTTCTGGATCTTATCCAAATATCCTctgtgtcttctccacatactctcttccctgctctctccacatactggcccctctgacttaggcatcggagggccggcgccggggagcccggccaccggtttttctTGCAGGGCACGCACCCACGCCCCAcggtggaggacgcagccggccggcgcaccgccgtccgccccctgtagcagcggagctcctccttcccggcTTCACGGTggcctccgggtccaatttccagcaacaccacTTTTCAAAACCACTGAAAGACATACTTTGATAATtgctaaagaacaaaaatatctattatagaTGGAATAACAAGtagaataaaactaaaaacacTCCCTTGGTGGTAGGTGTGGTCCATAAGAAATCAGATTGTTTGGACATCAAACGAAATTACCAAATCATGCTTTTATTCTACATTCTCCattctcaaaaaaagaaaaagtaagtTTTTAATCAACATTTCTCTACAAAGAAATTAGTAAGTCACAAAGTTATCAAATATTTCATTAAAAGAAAGATAAATTTAGCTGAATATCTAACTTACTTGCATCTATCTATGGCTGATATAGTTTCGAATAAAACAAACAataagaagaacaagaaaaataCTAGCATAACCAATCTTCCTTTGTGCATTATTCTTAAATAAGTAGCATTAAGTATAAAGTTCAAGATGATCAGGAATCATGGGAATTGCTATTTAGTTACAACTAGTATGTGACACTGTGATTCATTAATTTTACTAAAAACTATACTAATAAATGCCATGACCATAGTAAAATaacaattattaatttttgatcaaGCAAGGACTTGAATCATTGACTGTATGGTTAAAAGCCGCATGCTCACCAAAATTGCTCGGCGGGGGAGGGAAAGGTTGATGGTCAGTCATTGTCTACAACAGCGGTACTTTAAAGAAGTTGGCATTATATAGTAAAATAGATATATAATGTAAAGTTATATTAATACTTGTTCACTCAAGTGTTAAAATCAATATTATTCTGCTAAATGAATTGGTAGTTGTGTTAGAAGTGTCTTTACCAAAACATTATTGTCTCTGTCCTCTGGTTTAGAGAATCTCCTCACCCCCATTGCCTACAAAGAGAAGGACCTGGTGATGGCCCTAAAAAAGGTGCCATCTTTGTCATTTATTCTATAGTGCCTTAatcatggaggtctacgtggggGCCTTTTGCAAGGCTTTTGTGAAAAGGTTTCTCTTTGCTTCAAGTGAAAGTATTTCTGTGGCTCCTAGTTAAAAAACAAGTAGCTATATTATTTGTTACAACCAATCCAAGTCTCGACAAGCTAATATCTCTTAtgtaaccaaaaaaataaaaaaaactaatatcTCTTTCTACACGGGCAGTTCTCCAAGGGGcttcaatctaattaatttgcttaaggttaaatttttctttaatgTCAATGGGCTCCTAGATTCTATCTGGTTTTAAGTGGACGCTTGGAGGAGGAAAAGTGATCACTTCTTTGACGATTGGTCCTGGAGATGGAGGCAATGATGAAGACATTGAGGATGTGCAAATTAAGGTTCTGGACGAGAGTAAGGAATAGCAGGGGAAGGGTTGAACCTGACAAGATATTTTTGCGAAGATGACACTCTGCCAGCCTTCAAGACCAATCCTTTGATACGAGCCCTGTCTTCTTTGCTAGGTTGTGGGCTTTGTTGTGGGCTAATGGTACTACTTTGTTTTTATTGTGAGGTTCTTCTGCCACCAGTTCATCATACTGCTTTTGTTTCCATCTTTTGGTCTTGTGAGGCTAATGCCTCTTGGATTTCCAATCTCATTCTCTTCCACGGCCGACGATCAAACTTGATACTTGCATTGCCCTTCTCTCTGAAAAACTTGTCTCTGATGTTTTTCTACTGCAATAATCCTTCTCTGAACCTCTACAGGTGTAACCCGGCTGCCGACCTATGTCTTTGTTTAGAAGAAGCTTCCCTATTTCTCTAGGATACTCCTTTCCTTGAGGTTACAAAAGATATATATAATAGAGTAAACCAATTTAGACTTGAACTGGTATCCTACAATAATTAATTAGGCTAATATACAATTGGTGTCCTAAGTCGATATAGACCTTGAACTGGTATCCTAAATCGACCTTTTTAGAACTTTTGTAAACTTAGGATATATTCAACAAGTCTTGATGCTCTGTTTCAGATGTTCTGTGACCTCCCGTTCTCTTTTCCAGCTTTTATGTTTTTCAGTCAGATTGTTGTCCCATGGCCTATATTATGCACTCCTTAGCATTGCCTGCGCTTTACATAATTCGTCTTGATAAAATTGAGTGGCTTCGCCTCCCCATCAATCacacaacaaaaaaaagggcgtcctttctatttctgcattgctTGAATTGCGATCTTTGCAATTGGCTGGCCGTTTTGTACACTTACTTTTGAGAATTGCCATTCAGAAGTTGAAATCCACACCTCTCATTGTTTCATGGCAGGTCGTGTTAGAGTTCAAATCATgttaaaatctatttttttgccTGACCGAGTTCATTTAAAACATAAATCAAGTTGAGCAGACCATGGACTGCACTAACTCATGACCTTCATACCAAGGAGGCCAACGAACAGCATGCAAACAGAGCTTTCTTCATCCTCCAATCCCGGATAAAAAAGACAGGCACAAACAATTTCGAACTTTATTCACGTCTATTACAAGTATAACTTTTCTTCAGATATGCATCATAtatacgaaaaaaaaaaatttacacaaCAATCAGATCAGAATCCCCTATAAACCCGAACAAAAATCAATACTAATTGCTCAACTAAACGACTCCAGAGCTACAGCAGCCCTCCAGAGTAAGGAATGGCAGTGGCAGACAACCAAGCATCTCCCATGGTAAAGTTATAAACGGTAAAATTCAGAGCTTCCGAAGCATTCATGAGGTGATAACCCGGCCACTGCACCCTGCCACTAGTGTTCGCCCCCGGCCCGTAATTCTCAAACTCCCCGTAGTACAACGTGCTCAGCGCGAAGGTCCCGTTCCACTCCATCCATCCAAGAGGATCGATCGCCCGATCGATGGAGGACTGCATGTAGACCGTCCGCGAGTACTCCTTCCACGGCCGGCCGAGGAATATCTTGGTGGAGTTGAGGTCAGCTTCGAGGTCCGGCGCAGCTCGGATGGTGCAGTTGTGGATGGAGATGCCGGTGGTTTGGTTTGGGCAGGTGCGGCCCTGCGCGGTTTATGGCGTTGGCCTGGTCAGGGAGGGGCTTGCGAGCGTAGATGTTGCAGTTCTGGAAGACGGAGGCGGCGTTGCCGAAGATGAAGTCGACGGTGCCGTAGACGTCGCAGTCGCGGTAGAACTGGCGGAGGGAGTGAGCGTAGAGGGTGTCCTGGTAGCCCAGAAGCTGCAGCGGTAGAAGCTCGAGAGGTCGGCGCTGTTCCGGACGGCCACCGCCTGGTGCTTCTCCGGCCCGGCTGTGTTCTCGAAGGTGATGTTGATGGCTATGAATCGATCGCCATGCACGGCTGCATTACGTGGAATTTCTTGGGTTGATGCACCGAATTTAATAGGAGATAAAAATAGCAGTTATATATGAAGAATGGCAGAAAATTAAGCAGTTATTATGAACCGGAATTCGATGCATAAGTTTTAGAGTCAGTTGAAATCAAGTAAGGCATAATTCATACTTTTAATTAAGCCCTTGACAAATAAGGCATGAAAATTTTGCAAAATTAATGCATCAAACAGTTTAGAAATCTTTATTTTGAAACGCTTATTTAATTAAAACCATAGTAAGTGGCTACAAAATTtttaggactcgtttggttcgcaggaagcattttttcctcttaggaatatgatttctgggaaGCAGATTTGTAGGAAAAGAATGcatagaaaagtattttttggcatgtttggttgatcatgaaaAAGTGACATATTTCTAAAGTACTtaatttggttgaccatccactttcttggaaaaagttatgtatatttctattatacccttaataaaattaggtctttaatgcctctttaatgattctttaatgctgaagggtctttttggaaaaaaataaaaatggagtgattttcgtctcatggaaaagtaaatttcccatgtttctcatggaaaagattttcccatgaaatgtgggaatcatatttccatggaaATGCAACTTTTTCAGATCTCActtttgaaaactctaaccaaacaagagccatttcattatttttctgtttgaccacactttttctctttcttttcctgcgaaccaaacgagccctgagCTCCACGTTAGGATAGGATGTGTATGACGTAGATAGCTTGAAGATTCAGCTATTTCCCATGATCGCTTTCTTTCCGATATCTAACTCTCTTTATTACTctaaaaggaaataaaaattcCACTAGAGGGCATATAAACTTAACTATAGTTATCAAATCCGCCCCCGACCAGCCAGTCAGACTAAAAACCTAATGGCCTGAGcaagctttaactccaaaaacaACGAGCGTCCATTTTGACCATTTTGACCttgtttcttaaattttttttgacgcATCTAAGTACTCACCAAAAGTTGCCGATTTGAAGGTCGTCCACCCGTCGGCGACGCTCCGGTTCCCCGTGACCACCGTCCGATTGTTCCCGGCGCCGATCAGTATTCaggttcttctttctctttcccaCGACCACGTTCTCCTCGAACACTCCTTCGCCGATACGGATCGCGAAATACCCATCCTCTATCGACGTATCATTCGGAGCGAAGGCGACGGCGTCTGCGATCGCTGAGAAATTCCCACTCCCGTCGGTAGCCACCGTCACCGACTGGTTTATCGGCACCACCTCGCCGTTCTCCCAATGCACAAGATTCCGTCCCATCGCCGGCAAACCAAAGGGCGGCGAGCTAGCATCATTTTGCACTGCTAACACCAGTCAAAAACAAGCATTAAACTTGCCGAttagaaataattaaaatagtCACTTAATGCCGCTTAATCAAAGACTGGAtgttaaaaagaaaaggaaatggaaCGTCCTTCCGGCAGAATACATGAGCTGAAACGTCCCTTTCGGTTCAGAAAGGAGGGGAAGGTATCGTGATTCACGCGGCTTCCACTGCATTGCATTTAATCGAATCAGGACCGTTGATTCCTATTGACCGAGTCGATGATGGGCGAGAGAACCGAGTCGGCGGATGGAATGACACCAAATAAACCGGCGGCTTTCTCTTGCCACGCGTAACTCGCAGTGGGACCCACCGACATCGACTTGTGTAACGGCGCGACCACGCGTGGCCGGCCCCACAAGACGACGGTGCATGCACCGAACACGAGACTGTCTACGCACACACTTTTATAGGGCTCGGTCCTCACCTGGGAGCGAGTCGGACTCGGACCGGTTCACGACGGTCCGGTCCCAGCGCGGCGCTGACTAGCTCGAGCGAGACGCCGTAGACCCGGGTCTCGTCGGAGAAGGCGGCCGCGGAGCTCGGGGAAGATTCTGGAAGCTTCGAGGCCGTCGAAGCAGGTCCTGCTGGTTGGTGACGCACGGCGCTCATCAGAGCCCGGACCCGGTCCGCCCCGGCCGGGTTGAGGACCGACTCGCCCGGGCCGAGCTCGGCTTCGACGGTTTCGAGGTACTCCAAGTTGAGGCCATTCAGCTGTCGGCAATCCTCGAGGGCTCCGCCGCCGACGCCCCTCCCCCAGTCTCCGCCTCCGGCGAGGTAGTGGTCGAGGAGCTTGGAGGTCCGGCCGGCACGCTTTAGCGCCTGCTTGACGGAGAACCGGCCGTACTCGTAGGGCTTGGAGGGAAGCCGTAATGGCGCGAGGACGGCGCGGCAGAGCTTGGGATAGAGGGAGGACTTGCACGCGGCGGCGGTGGAGACGGAGGGAGACGGAGCGGCGACGGCCGCcgtgtggaggaggaggaggaagaaggccgGGGTTAAGCACATTGCGACACGTGTTCTCTTAGCCGATAGGAGGGGTTGACGAAAGACGGTGAGGTGTGAGTCGGCTAGGGGACTAGAATGGGCTATATATACGAGGAGGAGAAAGCGCGTGAGATAGATATGAGTCATGAAAATGTTCGACAAAGTGCAAGGTGGCCGAATGGAGGTTTCTGAGATGGAATGGAGAGCGAAGGgatcaataaatatttttactgTGCGTGGGTGAGGTTGTTGGGAGGGTTTAATTTTTAGAGTGCTGCTTAAAAGCAAAGATCTATAATGGGAGAAGTGGGATAGGTGGTTGTAATGGGAGTAGCATTTACTAGAGTGAgttaaaatacaaaaaaaaagaggaaaaaaaaagtgagtTTCCCTTTATTTACTAGTGCGAGTTACCTGACAAAAATGAaatgaagagagaagaaaagcttgCTAGGTGGTGAGGTTCCTCAAattccttccttaatggtgacCATGGAAGGCTACATCAACAAGAAGCCAAGGCGGAGGCTAAGTTAAGTCCAACCTCGCCAAGTGCCCAACCAACCTCGCCAAATGCCCACTTGATGTCAATCTAGATTAGCCactttttcttatttcttgTGAAGCCAAATCTCACCCAAGGCTTGGCGAGAATCATTCGGATCCAACGGCATTGGGCTCGGCACGCGCTAGCCCTGTGCGCGCGGCCAGGCGAGAATCATTCGGATCCAACGGCATTGGGCTCGGCACGCGCTAGCCCTGTGCGCGCGGCCTTTGGCCGCGCGCAGGAGTTTGGCATGGGCGATGCCCAATGCCATGGACGCCCGAGCCATTCGGGCACCACATGCCACCGCACAGCGTGCGCGGCCTTGGCCGCGCCCAAGCAAGGAGCAGGCACTCGGCCAGAAGACTGAGCGCGCATAAAGGCAACAGGCGTACGGCCACCAGCCCACGCGCCCACGGCATGGAGCAAGCGCACAGCCAGCAGACCGAGTGCACACACAGGTTTAGGCGCGCAGCCAACAGACCGCACGCGCATGCCTGGAAGAAGTGCGCAGCAAGCAGCCCCCCTGCGCACGGCCGGGGTGCCTCAGGTCCCGGCCGGCGCCTGCACGTGCAAGGAAGGAACGCGCAGCCTTGGCGCCATCAGGCCAGGCCGGCGCGCGCATGCGCCAAGGAACGGGCGCGCAGCAAGTGCGCGCACATGGAGCAGGCGTCCGCTCGCCCGACGCAGGCGCGCGCGCGGCCCCGCCCGAGCCAGGCGCGCTGCGCGGCCCGCCCCGACCAAGCGCGCCTAGCTATCCAGCGCCCAAGTGTCCAGTGCCCAGACGCCCATCACCCCAGGTGTCCAGTGTCCAGCCGCCCAGCGCCCCGGCGCCCAAGCACCCAAATGCCCAGGTGTCTAATGCCCAGACGCCAACGCCCAAGTTTCCAGTGCCAACCAACAGCAGGAAACTGCCGACCAACTGCCAACAGCCAATCCGCAGGCCACAGCCACAGCTAAGGCAACTCCAAGAACCACCAGCCAAACCAAATAGCAACTTAATGGCAACCATGCCATCTCAACAGCCATCCGAAGAGCAAGGTTTGCATCGGTTGCCAACAATTATCCAGCCCTGAAGAAGATAAAATTACAGCAAACGCATGGCATTCTCTCATGCAATGTAAAGGCCTATATAAGCCTAAGTGAGGAGAGTTTAGAGGTCTTTTTATCAATCCATTATATTAGCCACTTTAAATGTGCTCGGCCGCATAGGCCTGGTAGGCATAGTGCCTAATTCGGTCCAAGGGGACTTAGGCTAAGGTTGGGTAAATCAACTCTCCTTAGATTAGGCTAAGATTGGGATACCACTCCCTCCTTAGATTATttataatttgtttttattAGTGGAATCAAAAGCAACCAATTGTTGTCTTCTTCACTTCATTGAGTTGTCTTCGATTGCAGAGATTGCCTAAGGTTCTAAGGAAGAATTCATCCTCCATTTTTAGCCAAGTAGAACTTGGAATTAGAAGGAGTCACAAGTGTCATCATTCCAAATCAGCCGGCGTTACCTTAATTCGGTCAAGGCACAACATCAAAGGACCGACGCCAAAGGAGCAAAGAGGAACATATCGGTGTGGTTGACGAGTGACCGACGCTAGACCCCACCACTAAGCTGCAAGTAGTTGTCTCTCATTTTTTCAATTTCACAAGACTTTTTAGCACATTCTTCCAAAAAAGATACCTTTTACCAAATTAGATTCATGTCTCAAAACTGAACTCCATCAGCCTGATTTTGAATGTTAGGCCTGATAAAGAACATTGGCCAATCGTGACCCCACTCAATATTCCTAACAAAacgatatatatgtacataaatacatacacaATGAGGTCTAAATGTGCATTTAATATTATGTAATGTCAACCCGGTTAAAGCCATTATTGATCTTTATAATGGTTAAAACAGCTGTTATTTACCTCAATAGCGTTTCAAACTTTTTATAGGAAAAGAATAATTATTATAACAGcattataatagaaaataacGGGTAATAAGGAAAAATAATAGCTATATCATTCCATTCATTTTTATGGAAtaaaaataagttttttttgaCCATTGGagaaatttaattttaaaaaactaaACTTTGAAaaactattattttatttagaaCAAGGAACAAGTGAAAATAAGATGCATTGTTTATCTTTAAATGGATAATTAATTGTATGCTAAATTATGTGTTACAAAGgccattataataattataacattaCTATTTACAATCTTGAAACAAacttatatgcatatatatataatattatattttataaatagaGTGGGGGAAGCTAAAAATTTTTCACTGGCTTCCATTGAAGAACAAACTTCACATAGGTAAGGGTGTTAGCTTGGGTTATCCAGCATGCGCTGCAAACTTCGAAATCATTGCACGCTTATATTAGATGTCCATTTGCGAGAAGCGTTTGGTTTGCTTGGAAGCTACACCTTAAACTAAAATGTTGGCCGGCAAACCTTCTAGACCTTTGGACGATGTCGCACCATTGAAAGATAAAATCTTTCTTACGAAGAGCATGAGATCAGATCATTATTACAATGTATTTGCATATATGGTTGGACAGAAATGCAGAAATTTTTCTAGAAGAGAAATGTTCCATTAATGCAACCCTTCACAAGATCCTGCCAAACATTCCAACATTGGTGGAACTTATGTGATGAGAGAAGATCAAGCACTTGAGAGTTAGTTACCTTTCTCCCCTTGTGCAAATGAATTGATGCTACATATCTTGTACTAACTTCCTACCTCTCTTGTATATATTCACACTTATAAATAGAGTGGGGGAAGTATGTAGCTTCCTCCATTTCAccatcaaagaagaaagaaacattttattatttaattctAATTTTGTTAGATAAAAAATTGTGGTTTAAGAATTGTTTAGGCATTCCATGGACATGCAATCATAGTTTTGTGTGGGTCGACATTTGCACGGTTTGCTCCAAGCTTAACGATAATAGGAGCCCAAATACTATAAGCCCAATCTGAAAGAACGTGGAAGCAATGGGCCACAAACAGGGCTTAAATACTGGTAGCCCAATCTCACGGTCCGACTACTATGAAACGAATTGGGAATTGGACGGGACGGAACACCACCTCTCTACTCTAAGGATGGCTCCTTCCTTAATGATATATTAAAAACTTGGCCATAGCTAGATGAAACCCAAAAATTTTTTGGAGAGAAGGGcgaaggaagaagataaacagtagTTTTACTAATACAATTGCCGATGAGGAATGCTCAAAACACAAAAGTTGACACTTCTTATAGAGGCAATTGTTGCCGTTGAGAATCGATCGGGGCACCGAGCGAGAGGGATCGCTGCATGACTTGGCAACATGCTTGAACCAGTGTCGGGAGGCCAGGATCGTGCTCGGTGCTTTGGACTAACGTTGGGTTCAGCCTgcaacaacaaaaaagaaaaagttctcTTATCAGAGTGTCTAGAATCtttcgatgcctaagtcagagcaACTCTTAGAAAATAGAGGAGATTGTGAGAGCCCTTCTTACCGAGAATCATTATGACCAAGATGTTGGAGGGTCCGTCGGGCACAACCCCAGCCTCCCGACACTATTTCAGGCACATCGCCAATTTGCACAGCTAGAGCAATTGATCGTCAATCCCTCCACGTCCTCTTCTGCTCGGTGCCTCGGTTATATCGATTCTCAGTGGCAACGGCAATCATTTATCTATCTCACAACTGGTCCAGCCCAAGTATGCAGAAAACTTGCACGCACAAGCAAATGGTTCCGACCCTTGTATAATTTTTAACGTTTTCAATTAGATGAATCTCTGTTCTTACAGCAATCAAATATAGGCTGAGTCTCGCTTGGAATTTACATAATAGACCCAAGGATCAAGCTCTAGCCTACCGACGCCAAAATTTCTTTATTGACCTAAAAAGCAACAAGCTTTCGTATGacttggtatttttttttagtaaaaaatgatattttattaAGCTCTTACATGGGTACAGTCTgccaagtcaaaaaaaaataaaataaaataatgaagaaGGAAGCTTAGTGGCACAAATCCACTCTGCTGCTCTATTCGCCTTCTGATATACATAGGTTAATCTCATAAATTAATGGGTGGCTGTCTCTATATCGATCTATTTTTCATGTCCAATCGCTCACTATAGCTTGGTACCTTTCAGGTATAGGTTTTAAACATTAGATGGGTAcatttgatttaaaatgacaaCAAAAAGGTCTCTTCGGCTCATCCTATATTTAATTGTGATGATGATCCCATGGAACTCCTCCACTCCTGGGGGTCACTTGTCATGTCGATCTGAATACTTGAAAGATGGTAATGTTATGTAGAAACGTGGTCTTTAGCTGGCACGCTTGCGAATGACCTTTTACCACAGGGTACGAAATGTACGATAATTTGGTATTTGGCTAACCTCAATGAAGACCGATCATTGCATCTTTTTACAGCTAATATGTGCCTTTTTATCGACTATTCTATCATGAAAACGATTTTGCCCCCTGCTACTTATCAATCTTAGCATAAAACCCAATTGTATAGAAAATGAAACTTTTGGCCCGGATGGTTAGTTTACATATGAGTGACTTGATAACAAGTCTGGTTGGCAAAACAGatgattttttataaaaagcttcAGTATCAGATTGATAAGAAGTCTGCTACCGATTGGCTTGCAAAAAAAGTGGACGGCAACGGCTTCAATTTGAGTTCCCCGAGGGTGGGGGGTGAGACGGTGGCCGACGGGGAACAAGAAATGGTGGCCCATTGTACGTACAGAGGAGCTCGGTGAGGAATGAAGATTCTAGTTTGAAACTGTAAAAGGGGCAGCAAGccctatttttatcttttcatttagAAGACTGATTCAAGCACATGACCCAGATATCTACTTTCTTTATGAGATGCATCTTTTTGGAGGTAGCctcttgggggggggggggcagtaGATGTCTTCTACAAATGCCATCAATAAGTTGTAATGTTGATTTCTGAGCCTAATGGATATCCTTGGATCTTGTTGGGTGGGTATGCTAGCACTAACTATAGATTGAGGAGGACCGTTTGGAGCTAGGTGACTAACCTTATTGGTCAGGGGATTCCGAGCTTAGTTGCTGGTGATTTTAACTATATATAGGAGCTCTTAGAGAAGAGAGGTCACAAGGCCTACTACGACAAATTTGAGAGAAGGGAGTTTCGAGAATTCATTAGAGCCAATGAGTTGGTGGACTTTGGCTTCTCCGGGCTGAGATTTTACTTAGTGCAACAACTGAATATGTAGTGCCAGAGTATAGGAGAGGATCGATAGGATCCTAGCCATAGTGAAATGGATCCAATGTTTTTTCGCCTATCAGGTTCGTCACCTTCTTCGTATTGCTTCGGATCATTGCCCGATGTTGATTAGCACTGTCACCAGTATTAGTCACCACAACACTTTTCGCTTCAAAAAGTTATGGCTATCTTACTCACAATCCTGGAATATTGTCCATCGAGCTTGAAGGGTCCCAATGCGGAGGATGCCATGCATACGGTAACCTGCAAGTTGGAGCTCACTAAGCGGAGGCTGCTGCGATGGAACCAGAAGGTCATGGGTGATATCTATAGGCGTCTGGATGAGGTAGAAGGGTCTATTGTTGACCTTTAGGGAAGGAAGGATATAAGTGGAAGTGTGTCAGCAAATGAGCTAGCCGAACTTCGGGGAAGCTGGCAATGCACTATTCTCTTCTACGTCAATAGAAGGTCT from Phoenix dactylifera cultivar Barhee BC4 unplaced genomic scaffold, palm_55x_up_171113_PBpolish2nd_filt_p 001920F, whole genome shotgun sequence includes these protein-coding regions:
- the LOC120109229 gene encoding LOW QUALITY PROTEIN: probable pectinesterase/pectinesterase inhibitor 25 (The sequence of the model RefSeq protein was modified relative to this genomic sequence to represent the inferred CDS: inserted 1 base in 1 codon; deleted 2 bases in 2 codons), whose translation is MGRNLVHWENGEVVPINQSVTVATDGSGNFSAIADAVAFAPNDTSIEDGYFAIRIGEGVFEENVVVGKRKKNLILIGAGNNRTVVTGNRSVADGWTTFKSATFAVHGDRFIAINITFENTAGPEKHQAVAVRNSADLSSFYRCSFXGYQDTLYAHSLRQFYRDCDVYGTVDFIFGNAASVFQNCNIYARKPLPDQANAITAQGRTCPNQTTGISIHNCTIRAAPDLEADLNSTKIFLGRPWKEYSRTVYMQSSIDRAIDPLGWMEWNGTFALSTLYYGEFENYGPGANTSGRVQWPGYHLMNASEALNFTVYNFTMGDAWLSATAIPYSGGLL
- the LOC120109226 gene encoding probable pectinesterase/pectinesterase inhibitor 25, which translates into the protein MCLTPAFFLLLLHTAAVAAPSPSVSTAAACKSSLYPKLCRAVLAPLRLPSKPYEYGRFSVKQALKRAGRTSKLLDHYLAGGGDWGRGVGGGALEDCRQLNGLNLEYLETVEAELGPGESVLNPAGADRVRALMSAVRHQPAGPASTASKLPESSPSSAAAFSDETRVYGVSLELVSAALGPDRREPVRVRLAPR